The genomic window GAAGCCGGCATCAGAGAGCGTGTCGCATCATGGCGACGGTTCCTCAGAGGCAGGTGACGGCGAGGAGTGTGGCGCAAGTGACACGTGGGTCTCCGCACTAACCTGCCTGCCATGATGGTGAGGCTGTGGTGGTTCCTGCTCGGCGCAGGCTCGGGAGCGTGGGGCACGATCTGGCTGCTGAGACGCATGCAACGAGCGCGAGCGGCGTTGGCTCCGGCAAACCTTGCGAAACAGGGGGCGCTGACAGTCGCCGATGTCCTGGCAGCCGGAGGCAGACGTCTCAAGAGTGACCACCGCTAACCTGGATGTTTCATGGACTCCACACACATACGCTCATCGTTTCTGCGCTTCTTTGAAGAGAGAGACCATGTCGTTCGTCCCTCGGCGTCGCTGATTCCCGTCGATCCCACCCTCCTGCTCACCAACGCCGGCATGGTTCCGTTCAAACCCTATTTCCTCGGGGAGGAACCGGCGCCGTTCCCGAGAGCGGTGTCGGTGCAGAAGAGCTTCCGGACAGTCGATATCGACATCATCGGCACGACGGCGCGTCACTTCACATTCTTCGAGATGCTGGGGAACTTCAGCTTTGGCGATTACTTCAAGGAGAAGGCGATCCCCTACGCATACGAACTCGTCACCGAGCTGTTCGGCATCGACCCGGAGCTGCTGTGGTTCACGGTGTACGAGACGGATGACGAGGCTGCCGAGATCTGGATCGACGGCGTGGGCGTCCCCCCACACAGGGTGCAGCGCCGGGGAAAGGACAACTTCTGGCAGATGGGCGTGCCAGGTCCCGCCGGGCCGTGTTCGGAGATCTTCTACGATCGTGGTCCCCGTTATGGTGCAGACGGCGGTCCGGCGGTGGACGAAGAGCGCTTCATCGAGATTTGGAACCTCGTGTTCATGCAGAACGTCCAGGATCGGCCGTATCACGTCATCGGAGACCTTCCGGCCAAGAGCATCGACACCGGCATGGGACTCGAACGCGTGGCGATGGTGTTGCAGGGCAAGGAGACCGTCTTCGACATCGATACGGTTCGGCCGGTTCTCGCGGTGGCGGAACGCCATGCCGGAGTCGAGTACGGCCACGACCCTCTCACGGACGTGTCTCTGCGGGTGCTGGCCGATCACGGCAGATCGATGACGGTTCTCATCGCAGACGGAGTCGTACCCTCGAACGAAGGTCGCGGTTATGTGCTGCGCCGGGTCCTCCGAAGGGCGGTGCGCCACGCGTGGACACTCGGCGGAAAGGGGGCCGTGACCCCCAAGCTCGTCGAAGCGACGATCGAGGTCCTCGCCGGGGGCTATCCGGAGCTGCTCGACAAGAAGAGCTTCATCCAGGACGTCGTCACCCGGGAAGAAGAGCGGTTTCGTCACACACTCGCCTCGGGTCACAATCTGCTCGATCAGGCACTCACGACCCTGCAACCCGGAGACCGCCTCCCTGGCTCGGTGGCGTTCAAGCTGCACGACACATACGGCTTTCCCGTCGAGCTCACGACCGAGATTGCGGGAGAGCAGGGCGTCGATGTGGACCTTGAAGCGTTCGAGAGCGAGATGGCCGAACAGCGGGCCAGGGCGCGGTCCGCCTGGCGTGGCGGCGAAAAGGCCGGCGGCACCGACTCCTACCGGCGGCTCCTCGACAGGGTCGGACCGTCCGAGTTTCTCGGGTACGGCGACCTGATCGCACGTGCCACGGTGGTAGCCGTTGTCAGAGACGGCGAGTCTCTGGAGGGCGCGGGGCAAGGTGAGACCGTCGAGGTATTCCTCGATCGGACACCGTTCTACGCGGAATCCGGGGGGCAGGTGGGCGACAAGGGCCTTCTCGAGGGCGAAGGCGTCCAATGTGTGGTCTTCGATACGCAGCCGGCCGTACCCGGGCTCACGTCGCACCACGTCAAAGTGACGAAGGGCCGCCTCCGGGTGGGTCAGCACATCGAGGCGATGGTGGACTCGACACGGCGTGAGGCAATCTCCAAGAGCCACACCGGGACTCACATCCTGCACTGGTCGCTGCGCGAGGTGCTCGGTGAGCATGTCCATCAGGCAGGATCGCTGAACGAGGCCGGACGCCTCCGGTTCGACTTCAGCCACTTCGGCGCTCTGTCGCAAGAGGAGTTCTCCGAGGTTGAGCGACTTGCGAACGAGCAGGTGATCGCCAACTCGGCCGTGCGCACGTTCACGACCAGCATGGACGAAGCTCGGAGCCTCGGGGCGTTGGCGTTCTTCGGCGACAAGTACGGAGATGTCGTCCGTGTGGTCGAGATCGGTGGTTTCTCGAAGGAACTATGCGGTGGCACGCACACCACGACCGCAGGTCAGATCGGTCCGCTCATCATCCTGGGCGAGTCGTCGATCGGCTCGAACCTGCGCCGCGTGGAGGCATACTCGGGTGACAACGCCTACGAGTATCTGGCCGGACTACGGCGGCGCCTGGGCGAGACGGGCCAGATGCTGAGGTCCAAACCGGAAGAGGTCCCGTTGCGGGTCAGGCAGCTGCTGGATCGGACGCGACATCTCGAGGAAGAGCTTTCCACGCTGCGCGCAAAACTGGAAGCGGAGGAAGCCCAGGCCCTCGCGGCGGACGCCACGGAGATCGCAGGAGTGAAGGTCGTGGTGACCGCCCGGGAGGAGACTCCTCCTGAGCGGCTGCGGGCCCTGGCGTTGGAGATTCGGGACCGTCTGGGCAGCGGAGTCGTCGTTGTCGGCAGCAATTACGGTGGCAAGGGAGCGCTCGTCGGTGTCGTCAGCAAGGATCTCGTCGCACGGGGTGTTTCGGCGTCCGAACTCATCCTGCCGGGCGCTCGCAAGCTCGGTGGCGGAGGGAGCCGTGATCCCGAACTCGCTCAGGCCGGCGGTCCCAAAGGCGGGGAGTTGGCCGCAGCGCTCGACGCGGTCAGGGAAGCGACCGGAGTGGCGTTGACTGGTTTGTGATGGGTCGTATCCTTGCCTTGGATTACGGAAGCGCCAGGATCGGCGTGGCGATCTCCGATGCTCTGCGAATCACCGCACAGCCTCTTGCCGTGGTTGCGGCGGAAGAGTTCGAAGAACGACTCCGAGAACTGGTCACGGATCGTGACGTTGACCTCGTCGTCGTCGGGCTGCCGACATCCCTCGACGGTTCCGAGGGGCCGTCGGCCGCCGGGGCGCGGCGGCTTGCCGAGCGTGCCGGGGCGATTACCGGGGTCGACATCGAAATGGTCGACGAGCGGTTCACCACGACGGCCGCCGAGCGTGTGCTCATCGAAGGGAACGTCCGTCGTCGCCGCCGTAGGGAGGTCGTCGACAAAGTCGCCGCGGCCGTGATCTTGCAGGGTTATCTGGAGACCCTGCGATGAAGTGTGGAGTAGCTCGATTGGTCACGATCGTCGTAACCGTCGTTGTGGTCGGCGTCGTCGCCATCGTGGGCGGGCGCAGGCTTGCCACCTGGGCCGGAGGCTTGGGGGGGCCGACCGACGTCACGACTCCTTCGAACATCGCGCCCGGCGTATCGGTCACGATCGAGGTTCCTGCAGGATCCGCTGCGAGGCAGATAGGCAGCATCCTTGCAGAGAAGGGGGTGGTGTCTTCGGCTCTCGCATTCGAACTCGCTGTCAGAGGGTCGGGGGTGGCCGAACGGCTCCAGGCGGGCACGTACCTGCTCGAGACCGGCATGACTGCGGGCGAGGCCCTGAACGTTCTCCTGGAAGGGCCCATCGTCGAGAGTTACCGGGTCACGGTTCCCGAAGGCCTGTG from bacterium BMS3Abin02 includes these protein-coding regions:
- the alaS_2 gene encoding alanine--tRNA ligase; amino-acid sequence: MDSTHIRSSFLRFFEERDHVVRPSASLIPVDPTLLLTNAGMVPFKPYFLGEEPAPFPRAVSVQKSFRTVDIDIIGTTARHFTFFEMLGNFSFGDYFKEKAIPYAYELVTELFGIDPELLWFTVYETDDEAAEIWIDGVGVPPHRVQRRGKDNFWQMGVPGPAGPCSEIFYDRGPRYGADGGPAVDEERFIEIWNLVFMQNVQDRPYHVIGDLPAKSIDTGMGLERVAMVLQGKETVFDIDTVRPVLAVAERHAGVEYGHDPLTDVSLRVLADHGRSMTVLIADGVVPSNEGRGYVLRRVLRRAVRHAWTLGGKGAVTPKLVEATIEVLAGGYPELLDKKSFIQDVVTREEERFRHTLASGHNLLDQALTTLQPGDRLPGSVAFKLHDTYGFPVELTTEIAGEQGVDVDLEAFESEMAEQRARARSAWRGGEKAGGTDSYRRLLDRVGPSEFLGYGDLIARATVVAVVRDGESLEGAGQGETVEVFLDRTPFYAESGGQVGDKGLLEGEGVQCVVFDTQPAVPGLTSHHVKVTKGRLRVGQHIEAMVDSTRREAISKSHTGTHILHWSLREVLGEHVHQAGSLNEAGRLRFDFSHFGALSQEEFSEVERLANEQVIANSAVRTFTTSMDEARSLGALAFFGDKYGDVVRVVEIGGFSKELCGGTHTTTAGQIGPLIILGESSIGSNLRRVEAYSGDNAYEYLAGLRRRLGETGQMLRSKPEEVPLRVRQLLDRTRHLEEELSTLRAKLEAEEAQALAADATEIAGVKVVVTAREETPPERLRALALEIRDRLGSGVVVVGSNYGGKGALVGVVSKDLVARGVSASELILPGARKLGGGGSRDPELAQAGGPKGGELAAALDAVREATGVALTGL
- the yrrK gene encoding putative Holliday junction resolvase codes for the protein MGRILALDYGSARIGVAISDALRITAQPLAVVAAEEFEERLRELVTDRDVDLVVVGLPTSLDGSEGPSAAGARRLAERAGAITGVDIEMVDERFTTTAAERVLIEGNVRRRRRREVVDKVAAAVILQGYLETLR